A region from the Metopolophium dirhodum isolate CAU chromosome 9, ASM1992520v1, whole genome shotgun sequence genome encodes:
- the LOC132952640 gene encoding BTB/POZ domain-containing protein Tiwaz, with protein sequence MEPKDLTSSRSLYTSAQIKISNSPATSPTVSHNSNSPSPTPVVPTTGYNHKIIAGIPCVAAASKYTAPVHIDVGGTIYTSSLDTLTKNPDSKLAKLFNGSIPIVLDSLKQHYFIDRDGKMFRHILNFMRNSKLSLPDNFTDIDLLLEEARYFEITPMCKQLENLKRDRMKCNRTNGWDSNGPSRSNSSLSGTKDQYECVSVHVSPDLGERVMLSGDHAVLDEVFPETGHSALEPSAGRPAVSWTPVDSRHLVRFPLNGYCKLNSVQAITRLLNAGFTVAASTGGGVHGQQFSEYLFIRKMSN encoded by the exons ATGGAGCCTAAAGATCTCACTTCATCCAGATCCTTATACACAAGTGCACAGATCAAAATCAG TAATTCTCCGGCTACATCTCCTACTGTATCACACAACAGCAATTCGCCATCACCAACACCGGTAGTGCCTACTACCGGTTACAACCACAAAATCATTGCCGGCATACCATGTGTGGCAGCCGCGTCTAAGTATACTGCTCCCGTCCATATAGACGTCGGTGGCACCATATACACGTCCTCACTGGATACTCTAACAAA GAATCCTGATTCAAAACTGGCTAAATTGTTCAATGGTAGTATACCCATAGTGTTAGACTCTCTTAAACAACACTATTTCATCGACAGGGATGGCAAGATGTTCAGGCATATTCTCAACTTTATGAGAAATTCGAAGCTTTCGCTACCTGATAATTTCACTGATATTGACCTATTGCTAGAAGAAGCTAGATACTTTGAAATCACTc CCATGTGTAAACAGTTAGAAAACTTGAAACGAGACCGGATGAAATGCAACCGGACAAATGGTTGGGACTCAAACGGCCCGAGCCGGTCCAACAGCAGCCTCTCCGGTACGAAAGACCAGTACGAATGCGTGTCCGTTCACGTGAGTCCGGACCTCGGGGAGCGGGTGATGTTGTCTGGTGACCACGCGGTCCTGGACGAGGTGTTCCCCGAAACGGGCCACTCAGCGTTGGAGCCTTCAGCCGGACGTCCGGCTGTGTCCTGGACGCCCGTGGACTCCAGACACCTGGTCCGGTTTCCGTTAAATGGATACTGTAAGCTCAACAGCGTGCAGGCCATCACCCGGTTGTTGAACGCCGGTTTCACGGTGGCTGCAAGCACGGGTGGCGGTGTACACGGCCAACAGTTTTCCGAGTACCTGTTCATCCGAAAAATGTCCAATTGA